One part of the Lycorma delicatula isolate Av1 chromosome 7, ASM4794821v1, whole genome shotgun sequence genome encodes these proteins:
- the LOC142327675 gene encoding protein-lysine N-methyltransferase SMYD4-like: MDPFSKIFERLTDKLKKEFLLEDTSHYFATLKSDCERFKFCLTLLENAKLLPPLQVNDKKNCFQSQKYRNEGNCLFLKKNDITALECYSMSIAFAPTYSEELALAYANRSAVSFSLNQFEDSIVDIDRALSKNYPDHLKYKLYERKGKCLLNLGRVKCAKDNYRNALNLINKSKLKEDRINNFVTALNKELNCLSENGSDCTDVEEASLNVENNNLLTKQGCTNDDSVPCLSYAQNSEVPAGCDAIKITYNETMGRHIVAVKDINPGDVLVVEQPYTSVLLPSAYNLYCFNCLRRSHTLIPCLECTKVLFCSIECRDSCLAASHVVECPILPHLISLGCSKLELLALRILLVASENNNLNSLRDYINNIDEPYCHGSCDRLNGFDDNHQYCSNDYRTIHHLATNSNLRTIADLFRRSCFACCIVHCVDQLTDYFKSNFNNITDNNDVNITSDNFKEYFENKCFAGGLLLRYLQSMPCNAHEVSEMCVFKPRSVDKGSNTDDNFIYDNKEIGGAAYPVLSLINHSCDPNVVRHSHNGDTVVLTAIQQIAKGEQILDNYGYHHAVHDLHTRQNHLFSQYHFLCNCIACVEDWPRYHLLPDKNIIYILPHMQKEVELSSKEFRTLLKKVLSGDFSGDSVLKKLLKHLSLLQIAVKRPWKEYSECQEAIKQALSMQANHYVQNSHE, encoded by the exons atggatccatttagtaaaatatttgaaaggctcacagataaattaaaaaaagaattccttCTCGAAGACACTTCTCATTATTTTGCGACATTAAAGAGCGATTgcgaaagatttaaattttgtttgacaCTTTTAGAAAATGCAAAACTTTTACCTCCTTTgcaagtaaatgataaaaaaaattgttttcaatcacAAAAGTATAGAAACGAAGGAAACTGCTTGTTCCTTAAAAAGAACGATATTACTGCATTGGAATGTTATTCTATGAGTATTGCATTTGCGCCGACTTATAGCGAAGAACTCGCTCTTGCGTACGCTAATCGGTCTGCCGTCTCATTTTCATTGAACCAGTTTGAAGATAGTATTGTAGATATTGACAGAGCTCTATCAAAAAATTATCCAGACCatttgaagtacaaactttatgAACGTAAAGGAAAGTGTTTACTTAACTTGGGGAGAGTAAAGTGTGCCAAAGACAACTATAGA aatgcattaaatttaattaataaatctaaattaaaagaagatagaattaataattttgtaactgcattaaataaagaattaaactgTTTATCAGAAAATGGTTCAGATTGCACCGATGTTGAAGAAGCAagtttaaatgtagaaaataataatttattaactaaacagGGATGTACTAATGATGATAGTGTACCATGTCTATCTTATGCACAGAATAGTGAAGTTCCAGCTGGTTGTGAtgctattaaaattacatataatgaaACGATGGGAAGGCATATTGTAGCTGTTAAGGACATTAATCCTG GTGATGTGTTAGTTGTTGAACAACCATATACTTCTGTACTGTTACCATCtgcttataatttatattgttttaattgtttgagGAGAAGTCATACACTGATACCTTGTCTTGAATGTACAAAG gtattatttTGTAGTATCGAATGCAGAGATAGTTGTCTGGCAGCTAGTCATGTTGTAGAATGCCCAATACTTCCTCATTTAATCAGTCTTGGTTGtagtaaattagaattattagcTTTACGAATATTATTAGTAgcatcagaaaataataatttaaattcattaagagattatataaataatattgatgaacCTTATTGCCATGGCAGCTGTGACCGATTAAATGGATTTGATGATAATCACCAGTACTGTTCCAATGATTATCGAACTATTCATCATTTAGCTACTAACTCAAATTTAAGGACAATTGCCGATCTATTTAGGCGATCTTGTTTCGCATGCTGTATTGTACATTGTGTCGATCAATTGactgattattttaaaagtaattttaataatatcactgataataatgatgttaataTCACTAgtgataattttaaagaatattttgaaaataaatgttttgctgGTGgtcttttattaagatatttacaaAGTATGCCGTGTAATGCACATGAAGTTTCAGAGATGTGTGTATTTAAACCTAGATCTGTTGATAAGGGTAGTAATacagatgataattttatttatgacaacAAAGAAATAGGTGGTGCTGCTTATCCAGTATTAAGTCTTATAAATCATTCTTGTGATCCTAATGTTGTAAGACATAGTCACAATGGTGATACAGTTGTATTAACAGCTATTCAACAAATAGCCAAAGGTGAACAG atattagaCAACTATGGTTATCATCATGCTGTTCATGATTTGCATACTCGTCAGAACCACTTATTTTcacaatatcattttttatgtaactgTATCGCATGTGTTGAAGACTGGCCTAGATATCACCTTTtaccagataaaaatattatttacatacttcccca tatgcaGAAAGAAGTTGAGTTATCATCTAAAGAATTTAGAACATTATTAAAGAAAGTGTTAAGTGGTGACTTCAGTGGTGATAgtgttcttaaaaaattattaaaacatttatctttgTTACAAATTGCTGTTAAACGTCCTTGGAAAGAATACAGTGAATGTCAGGAGGCTATTAAACAAGCATTAAGTATGCAAGCAAATCATTATGTGCAGAATTCACATGAATAA